One genomic window of Polyangiaceae bacterium includes the following:
- a CDS encoding type II toxin-antitoxin system RelE/ParE family toxin: MIRSFRCNRTASLFGGKDVPLFRAFRQQAERKLLMLENAHTLDDLRIPPGNRLEALKGDRKGQHSIRINDQFRICFRWTSEGPEDVEIVDYH, encoded by the coding sequence GTGATACGCTCTTTTCGGTGCAATAGGACCGCTTCTCTTTTCGGTGGCAAGGATGTACCCCTCTTCCGTGCCTTTCGACAGCAAGCCGAACGGAAGCTACTCATGCTCGAGAACGCGCACACCCTTGACGACCTCCGTATACCACCTGGAAACCGGCTCGAGGCACTCAAGGGCGATCGAAAAGGTCAACATAGTATTCGCATCAACGACCAATTTCGCATCTGCTTCAGGTGGACATCAGAAGGTCCTGAAGATGTGGAAATCGTCGACTACCACTGA
- a CDS encoding exopolyphosphatase: protein MGDKYRLVTRSDFDGLVCAVLLRKLGILEEIKFVHPKDMQDGKVSVSHRDITTNLPYVPGVHLAFDHHSSETQRVGKHENHIIDPHAPSAARVVWQYYGGKEKFADIPDDMMEAVDKADAAQFTRDEILDPRDWVLLNFIMDARTGLGRFRQFRISNYDLMMRLIDACLQHSVKEILELPDVKERVDMYIEHKERFIDQIKRCATVHKNLVVLDLRGEETIWVGNRFMIYALFPQCNISIHVMWGLKKQNTVFATGKSILDRSSKTNVGALMLEYGGGGHDAAGTCQVDNDKAAELLGQIVGRINADG from the coding sequence ATGGGAGACAAGTACCGGCTGGTGACGCGGAGCGACTTCGACGGGCTCGTATGCGCCGTGCTCCTTCGTAAGCTGGGGATTCTCGAGGAGATCAAGTTCGTTCACCCGAAAGACATGCAGGACGGCAAAGTTTCCGTGTCGCATCGGGACATCACGACCAACCTCCCGTACGTGCCAGGAGTGCACCTTGCGTTCGATCATCACTCGAGTGAAACGCAGCGTGTAGGCAAGCACGAAAACCATATCATCGATCCGCATGCTCCGTCGGCTGCGCGCGTCGTCTGGCAATATTACGGTGGCAAAGAAAAGTTTGCCGACATTCCGGACGACATGATGGAAGCGGTGGACAAGGCCGATGCGGCGCAATTCACGCGCGACGAAATCCTCGATCCGCGCGATTGGGTGCTGCTCAACTTCATCATGGATGCGCGCACGGGTCTCGGTCGATTTCGGCAGTTTCGGATATCGAACTACGACCTGATGATGCGGCTCATCGATGCATGTCTTCAGCATTCCGTCAAAGAGATCTTGGAGCTGCCCGACGTGAAAGAGCGCGTCGACATGTATATCGAGCACAAGGAACGATTCATCGATCAGATCAAGCGTTGCGCGACCGTGCACAAGAACTTGGTGGTCTTGGATTTGCGCGGTGAAGAGACGATTTGGGTCGGCAACCGCTTCATGATTTATGCGTTGTTTCCGCAGTGCAACATATCCATCCACGTGATGTGGGGCCTGAAGAAACAGAATACGGTGTTTGCGACGGGCAAATCGATTCTCGACAGGTCGTCCAAGACGAACGTCGGCGCGTTGATGCTCGAATATGGCGGTGGTGGTCACGACGCCGCGGGCACGTGTCAGGTCGACAATGACAAGGCGGCCGAATTGCTCGGGCAAATCGTTGGGCGTATCAACGCGGACGGGTGA
- a CDS encoding response regulator has translation MAASEKNGDVVKASALPHGKAEHVLIVDDEESLARILGRLLHSIGYRVTVKTRSTEALEVFEQDPSQFHLALVDLHMPAPNGIELAARLHELRPDMPIYIMSGFSDALGDASPEELGIAAILQKPVTRETLASELRKALDRQSGT, from the coding sequence ATGGCCGCCAGCGAAAAAAACGGCGACGTGGTGAAGGCATCAGCATTACCACATGGCAAGGCCGAACATGTTTTGATCGTCGACGACGAAGAAAGTTTGGCGCGCATTCTCGGCCGATTGCTGCACAGCATTGGTTATCGCGTCACGGTCAAAACGCGCTCGACCGAAGCGCTCGAAGTCTTCGAGCAAGATCCCTCCCAATTCCACCTTGCGCTCGTCGACCTGCACATGCCAGCTCCAAACGGTATCGAATTGGCCGCGAGACTACACGAATTGCGACCCGATATGCCCATTTACATCATGAGCGGCTTCAGCGATGCGCTGGGCGACGCGTCTCCCGAAGAACTGGGCATCGCCGCTATTCTGCAAAAACCCGTCACACGCGAAACCCTCGCGAGCGAGCTGCGCAAAGCGCTCGACCGCCAATCGGGCACGTAA
- a CDS encoding sterol desaturase family protein yields the protein MLCEVAKHGNFFTTWLVLTGLALVSMLIMSGLVFRRYYMNPTYEQWKRKSNPNYPSPKLVRKEIIQMLKGLFTAATCPALALHLVDSGYSKAYCGVGSYGAWYLVLSFFIVWFGTDFFEFIYHRLGHVNRVAWKEHRHHHAFYNPSPFAVIADMPIDQFVRATPLVLFPLVMPINMDLLFGIFAIFFYGYGAYLHWGYELDWPDAHHPIINSSFQHYLHHAKSTLRRPYHTGFFFKIWDQLWGSMYKDECLCAKCCVGRGERSEDAWAALPKPDYSPLFTWSFWRTGELPVSPTTAEVAAEE from the coding sequence ATGCTTTGTGAAGTCGCCAAGCACGGGAATTTTTTTACGACGTGGCTCGTGCTCACCGGCCTGGCCCTCGTTTCAATGCTGATCATGTCGGGGCTCGTCTTTCGCCGCTACTACATGAACCCCACGTACGAACAATGGAAGCGCAAGTCGAACCCGAACTACCCTTCGCCCAAGCTCGTCCGCAAAGAAATCATCCAAATGCTGAAGGGCCTCTTCACGGCGGCGACGTGTCCCGCCCTCGCGCTACACCTCGTCGACAGCGGCTACTCGAAAGCCTATTGCGGCGTGGGATCGTACGGCGCCTGGTATCTCGTCCTCTCGTTTTTCATCGTTTGGTTCGGAACGGACTTTTTTGAATTCATTTACCATCGGCTCGGTCACGTCAATCGCGTGGCGTGGAAGGAACATCGACATCACCACGCATTTTACAATCCAAGTCCTTTTGCCGTCATTGCGGACATGCCCATCGATCAATTCGTTCGGGCCACGCCGCTCGTGCTTTTCCCGCTCGTGATGCCCATCAACATGGACTTGCTCTTTGGCATCTTCGCCATTTTCTTCTACGGATACGGCGCATACTTGCATTGGGGCTACGAGCTCGATTGGCCGGATGCGCATCATCCCATCATCAATTCATCCTTCCAGCATTATTTGCACCACGCGAAATCGACGTTGAGGCGCCCTTACCATACCGGATTTTTCTTCAAAATCTGGGATCAGCTCTGGGGCTCGATGTACAAGGACGAATGTTTGTGCGCCAAGTGCTGCGTCGGTCGAGGTGAACGATCGGAAGATGCATGGGCAGCTTTGCCCAAGCCCGATTATTCGCCGCTCTTCACATGGAGCTTTTGGCGCACGGGCGAATTGCCGGTATCGCCCACCACGGCGGAAGTTGCCGCGGAGGAATGA
- a CDS encoding acyltransferase: MTSTSSDQPASRRPTIPHLPALDGLRGLAVLGVLLFHDGRLPGGYLGVDLFFVLSGYLITSLLLAEWSANQKIDLATFWVRRARRLFPALLALLPAIALYAATMAKPGELLRIRHDGWATLAYIANWRTIFAGRSYWDMFEAPSPLEHTWSLAIEEQFYVLWPLLTVAILRLSRGSRRTMFWTSLVLGVLSAAALVWLGTSPGGTDRAYLGTDTRGAAILFGAALACVMSGRTSLASPRALGVLDAIGFCAALGLGVAWVRMDGQHHFLYRGGFFLTELAVLVLIVCAAQGAKSFVARALAFRPLTWVGLVSYGVYLWHWPLYVVLSPDRLGFSGLALTALRLSATFVVALVSYHFLEQPIRKRGLPFGKPLWVIPSVVGCCAALLLVSTRYVATARAVFHSLPWTSVIPPGTKSVLVVGDSVAQALGERMRSVQTGKKVIIAERGTPNCSILEGTLPTLSLSNQPHDGDCDARWEKDAAILRPDVALVILGGGHFAPVEIDGTWQRPCEAGWTKAYSAELEEEIRKMVPHVGSVWLTRVPYPLKHWQTPERDAHIDCFNRMLEDIAAKIPGVRMLDLAKYVCPSGSASCAKESAGHPIRPDGLHFAGDGAKETATWVLDQISN; encoded by the coding sequence GTGACAAGCACCTCTTCCGACCAGCCCGCTTCGCGCCGCCCCACCATTCCTCATTTGCCGGCTCTGGATGGCCTCCGAGGTTTGGCGGTCTTGGGCGTGCTCCTGTTTCATGACGGACGCCTGCCCGGCGGCTATCTCGGGGTCGACCTCTTTTTCGTCCTCTCCGGTTACCTCATTACGTCATTGCTCCTCGCGGAATGGTCAGCCAACCAGAAAATCGACCTCGCAACATTTTGGGTGCGTCGAGCCCGAAGGTTATTCCCTGCCCTCTTGGCGCTCTTGCCCGCCATCGCGCTTTACGCCGCCACAATGGCCAAACCTGGCGAGTTATTGCGCATTCGACATGATGGTTGGGCAACGCTCGCCTACATCGCAAATTGGCGCACCATTTTCGCCGGACGCAGTTACTGGGACATGTTCGAGGCTCCTTCGCCGCTCGAACACACCTGGAGCCTCGCCATCGAGGAACAGTTTTACGTCCTTTGGCCTTTGCTCACCGTCGCCATTTTGCGGTTGTCTCGAGGCAGCCGCCGCACGATGTTCTGGACCTCCTTGGTTCTCGGCGTGCTCTCTGCAGCCGCGCTGGTTTGGCTTGGCACATCTCCCGGCGGAACCGATCGCGCCTACCTTGGAACGGATACGCGCGGCGCGGCCATTCTTTTCGGCGCAGCGCTCGCATGCGTCATGTCCGGACGAACTTCACTGGCGTCGCCTCGAGCGCTGGGAGTGCTCGATGCCATTGGTTTTTGTGCTGCTCTTGGCCTGGGTGTCGCATGGGTGCGGATGGATGGGCAGCATCATTTTTTGTATCGAGGCGGGTTTTTCCTGACCGAGCTCGCGGTGCTCGTGCTCATCGTGTGTGCGGCGCAAGGCGCGAAGAGTTTCGTTGCACGAGCGCTCGCGTTTCGTCCGCTCACGTGGGTGGGGCTCGTCAGTTACGGCGTGTATCTTTGGCATTGGCCGCTCTATGTCGTGCTCTCCCCAGATCGCTTGGGCTTTTCCGGGCTCGCGCTCACCGCGCTGCGTTTGTCCGCGACGTTTGTCGTGGCGCTCGTATCGTACCATTTTTTGGAACAACCCATCCGCAAGCGCGGTTTGCCGTTTGGTAAACCCTTGTGGGTCATTCCCTCTGTCGTTGGTTGTTGCGCGGCGCTGCTTTTGGTATCGACGCGATATGTCGCAACGGCGCGCGCTGTTTTTCACTCCCTACCCTGGACATCGGTGATCCCGCCGGGCACGAAGAGCGTGCTCGTCGTCGGTGATTCCGTCGCGCAAGCGCTCGGCGAACGAATGCGTTCGGTGCAGACCGGCAAGAAGGTGATCATCGCCGAACGGGGAACGCCCAATTGCAGCATTCTCGAAGGAACGTTGCCGACGTTGTCACTATCCAATCAGCCGCACGACGGCGATTGCGACGCGCGCTGGGAAAAGGACGCCGCGATTCTTCGCCCCGACGTTGCGCTGGTCATTTTGGGCGGTGGTCATTTCGCGCCCGTGGAAATCGACGGCACTTGGCAACGCCCGTGTGAAGCGGGCTGGACCAAGGCGTACAGTGCCGAGCTCGAAGAAGAAATCCGAAAAATGGTGCCGCATGTCGGCAGCGTTTGGCTCACCCGCGTCCCCTATCCGCTCAAGCATTGGCAGACGCCCGAGCGAGATGCTCATATCGACTGTTTCAATCGCATGCTCGAGGATATTGCCGCAAAAATTCCCGGCGTGCGTATGCTGGATTTGGCCAAATACGTATGTCCGTCGGGGAGCGCGAGCTGCGCGAAGGAGAGCGCGGGGCATCCGATTCGTCCCGATGGGTTGCATTTCGCAGGGGACGGGGCGAAAGAAACGGCAACGTGGGTGCTGGATCAGATATCGAATTGA
- a CDS encoding HigA family addiction module antidote protein — translation MMRNQMRPIHPGEILREEFVVPFGMSGNALARALHVPANRINAILNESRNLTADTALRLARFFGTTPEFWMNLQKTYELRLAEVSTGVVIQRSIKPNQPGLASPDRSSSPKRSKKVA, via the coding sequence ATCATGCGTAACCAAATGCGTCCCATTCATCCCGGTGAAATTCTTCGCGAAGAATTCGTCGTGCCGTTCGGAATGAGCGGTAATGCACTCGCTCGCGCGTTGCACGTGCCCGCAAATCGCATCAATGCAATTCTCAATGAGTCGCGTAACCTCACGGCCGATACGGCTCTGCGACTTGCACGTTTTTTTGGAACGACGCCAGAATTCTGGATGAATCTTCAAAAGACATACGAGCTTCGTCTGGCGGAAGTTTCCACAGGAGTGGTCATTCAACGTTCCATTAAGCCAAACCAGCCCGGGCTCGCGTCTCCCGATCGATCCTCGTCGCCAAAGCGTAGCAAGAAGGTCGCCTAA
- a CDS encoding SMI1/KNR4 family protein, whose protein sequence is MRMKIENPHGATSRKAIAQFETRRGVLLPAEYKAFLLKSNGGWPTPNVFEVPEWHGHGNAVMSFYGIHDGEKVDRLEWACEVYDERIPADLIPIADDANGNAICIGWKGEREGKIYFWDHEDEIDENGCFRQDYRNVYLMANSLQEFLDNLMTHEDYDKRPRPKRT, encoded by the coding sequence ATGCGAATGAAAATCGAAAACCCTCACGGGGCTACATCTCGCAAGGCGATCGCCCAATTCGAGACACGCCGAGGCGTGTTACTCCCTGCCGAATACAAGGCGTTTCTGCTCAAGTCGAACGGTGGATGGCCTACGCCCAATGTGTTCGAGGTCCCGGAGTGGCATGGTCACGGGAATGCGGTAATGTCCTTCTATGGCATCCATGACGGCGAAAAGGTTGATCGCCTGGAGTGGGCATGTGAGGTGTACGACGAGCGCATCCCTGCCGATCTCATTCCAATCGCCGATGATGCTAACGGGAATGCGATCTGCATCGGCTGGAAAGGCGAACGCGAAGGGAAGATCTACTTCTGGGATCACGAGGACGAGATCGACGAGAATGGCTGCTTCCGACAGGACTACCGAAACGTGTACCTGATGGCGAATAGCCTTCAGGAATTCCTCGATAACCTCATGACCCACGAAGATTATGACAAGAGGCCGCGGCCCAAGCGAACGTAA
- a CDS encoding alpha/beta hydrolase has translation MPITASIPALFLLVSVASAMFTLNALWPARRFWPLVGAGFFASWLTGELATHHLFWQAAATGLFVWAGGLDEWPSMAALVIFSLSWMGLLRILVQSRQANEVMETALREGLGADYERLIPERFRDGLTERWTLRQRLFPLPIFDGRVERIKNIVFSKAGGVDLRLDVCRPKGLAQNELRPTVLFVHGGGWTIGSKDDQGKPLANRLAAHGWVVVSANYRLSPRFTFPDHIIDVKSAIRWIREHGEEYGANPDFVVITGGSAGGHLAALAALTPNDPTFQPGFEHVDTSVQGCVPFYGVYDFTDRKAIFKNTLLIPILEKAVVKKRLSEARSVFEHASPMSHVRADAPPFFVIHGEKDSLVPVGEGRLFVELLREKSTSPVLYAELPGAQHAFEVFPSERTGHVLAGVERFVGAVYGQWCAGREREVETRAAAG, from the coding sequence GTGCCGATCACCGCTTCCATTCCTGCGTTGTTTCTGCTTGTAAGTGTCGCGAGCGCGATGTTCACGCTGAACGCGCTTTGGCCAGCGCGCCGCTTCTGGCCGCTCGTGGGCGCCGGATTTTTCGCATCCTGGCTCACCGGAGAGCTCGCGACGCACCACTTGTTTTGGCAAGCAGCCGCGACGGGGCTTTTTGTATGGGCGGGCGGGCTGGATGAATGGCCGAGCATGGCAGCTTTGGTCATTTTTTCGCTGTCGTGGATGGGTCTTTTGCGCATTTTGGTGCAGTCTCGGCAAGCCAACGAGGTCATGGAGACCGCGCTACGCGAAGGCCTCGGCGCAGATTACGAACGCCTGATTCCCGAACGATTTCGCGATGGTTTGACCGAGCGGTGGACGCTTCGCCAGAGGCTTTTTCCTTTGCCCATTTTCGATGGTCGGGTCGAACGCATCAAAAATATCGTCTTTTCGAAGGCGGGCGGGGTCGACCTGCGGCTCGATGTGTGCCGGCCCAAAGGTTTGGCGCAAAACGAATTACGTCCCACGGTTCTGTTCGTGCATGGTGGAGGTTGGACGATTGGCAGCAAGGACGATCAGGGCAAGCCGCTGGCGAATCGATTGGCGGCGCATGGGTGGGTGGTCGTTTCTGCGAATTATCGATTGTCGCCACGATTTACGTTTCCGGATCACATCATCGACGTGAAGAGCGCGATTCGATGGATTCGGGAGCATGGGGAGGAATACGGAGCGAATCCGGATTTCGTCGTGATTACGGGAGGTTCGGCGGGTGGGCACTTGGCGGCGCTCGCGGCGCTCACGCCGAACGATCCCACGTTTCAGCCGGGGTTCGAACATGTGGACACGAGCGTTCAGGGATGCGTGCCGTTTTACGGGGTCTATGACTTTACGGATCGCAAAGCTATTTTCAAAAATACGTTGCTCATTCCGATCCTCGAGAAGGCGGTGGTGAAAAAGCGTTTGTCCGAAGCGCGGTCGGTATTCGAGCATGCGTCGCCGATGAGTCACGTGCGCGCGGATGCGCCTCCATTTTTCGTGATTCACGGGGAAAAGGATTCGCTTGTGCCGGTGGGTGAAGGGCGGCTCTTCGTGGAACTCTTGCGCGAAAAGAGCACGTCGCCGGTGCTTTACGCGGAGCTTCCGGGGGCGCAGCACGCGTTCGAGGTTTTTCCTTCGGAACGGACGGGGCATGTCTTGGCGGGCGTGGAGAGGTTTGTCGGGGCGGTGTATGGGCAGTGGTGTGCTGGGAGGGAGCGGGAGGTCGAAACAAGGGCGGCCGCAGGGTGA
- a CDS encoding SMI1/KNR4 family protein gives MQIKEANPFGATSREAITEFEARWSVLLPPDYKQFLLNSNGGYPTPNVFEIPRWHGQGSGLGIFYGIHDDPDYRLDAVCETYDERVPPDLIPIANDAFGNNVCIGWKGKRKGKIYFWDHEDEIDEGGCFRQDYRNVYLVANSLQEFLDNLMTLEDFEMKHPTKGT, from the coding sequence ATGCAAATCAAGGAAGCGAATCCGTTTGGCGCGACATCTCGAGAGGCGATCACCGAATTCGAGGCACGCTGGAGCGTATTGCTACCACCCGATTACAAGCAGTTTCTGCTGAATTCGAATGGTGGATACCCTACTCCCAATGTGTTCGAAATCCCGAGGTGGCATGGTCAGGGGTCTGGGTTGGGTATATTTTATGGGATTCACGACGATCCGGACTATCGGCTTGACGCTGTCTGCGAAACATATGACGAGCGTGTACCACCAGATCTCATTCCAATCGCAAACGACGCCTTCGGTAACAACGTCTGCATCGGTTGGAAAGGCAAACGCAAAGGGAAGATCTATTTCTGGGATCACGAGGATGAGATCGACGAAGGTGGCTGCTTCCGACAGGACTATCGAAACGTGTACCTGGTGGCGAATAGCCTTCAGGAATTCCTCGACAACCTCATGACCCTTGAAGATTTTGAAATGAAGCACCCTACCAAGGGTACGTAG
- a CDS encoding cysteine desulfurase, with product MHDADPIYLDHNATTPLLPEVFDAMVPWLRDGFGNPSSGHVYGRRAKSAVENARAQVAELLGCSSDEILFTSGGTEANNLAIRGIAEAYSKKKHVVTSVIEHPATAKPCAYLTRNGYRVDDVGVDALGQVRIDEIASKLGADTCLVTIMHSNNETGVLQPIAAISKVTRSAGTLLHTDAAQSAGKVPTHVDELGVDLLSIAGHKLYAPKGVGALFVRKGISLSPLLLGAGHERGLRPGTENVASIVGLGTACVIAKKNLAKEAKRVQVLRDNLFERLRDRVPGLALNGHPVERLPNTLSVRFPGVSGTALLSHAPGIAASTGSACHDGHESASSVMTAMGVRPDEALGTVRLTLGRGTTEAHVTRAAELLSEAWSRLFGPPRDG from the coding sequence GTGCACGACGCCGACCCCATTTACCTCGATCACAACGCCACGACGCCACTTTTGCCGGAAGTCTTCGACGCGATGGTGCCTTGGCTTCGGGACGGCTTTGGGAATCCTTCGAGCGGGCATGTGTATGGCAGGCGCGCGAAAAGCGCCGTCGAGAATGCTCGCGCGCAAGTTGCCGAGCTTCTGGGATGCTCGAGCGACGAAATTTTATTTACTTCGGGCGGCACGGAAGCCAATAACCTCGCCATTCGCGGCATCGCGGAAGCATATTCGAAGAAAAAGCACGTCGTCACATCCGTCATCGAACATCCGGCGACGGCGAAACCATGCGCGTACCTCACACGAAATGGCTATCGCGTCGATGACGTGGGCGTGGATGCGCTCGGACAGGTTCGCATCGATGAAATTGCGAGCAAGCTCGGCGCGGACACGTGTCTCGTGACGATCATGCATTCGAACAACGAAACGGGCGTGCTGCAACCGATTGCAGCGATTTCCAAGGTCACTCGATCGGCGGGCACGCTTTTGCACACCGATGCAGCGCAATCAGCGGGAAAAGTGCCCACACACGTCGATGAACTCGGCGTCGATCTTTTGTCCATTGCGGGACACAAGCTGTACGCGCCCAAAGGCGTGGGGGCATTGTTTGTACGCAAAGGAATTTCGTTGTCGCCGCTCTTGCTGGGTGCAGGACACGAACGAGGTTTGCGCCCGGGCACGGAGAACGTCGCGTCCATCGTGGGGCTTGGCACAGCGTGCGTGATCGCCAAGAAAAACCTTGCAAAGGAAGCGAAACGCGTGCAGGTTTTACGGGACAACCTGTTCGAGCGATTGCGGGATCGCGTTCCGGGGCTCGCGTTGAACGGGCATCCGGTCGAGCGACTACCGAATACGTTGTCCGTGCGATTTCCGGGCGTATCGGGCACGGCGCTTTTGTCGCATGCTCCAGGGATTGCCGCTTCGACGGGTTCGGCGTGTCACGATGGGCATGAATCCGCGTCGAGCGTGATGACGGCGATGGGGGTTCGTCCGGACGAAGCACTCGGGACCGTGCGATTGACGCTCGGGCGCGGCACCACGGAAGCGCACGTCACGCGCGCGGCGGAATTGCTTTCGGAGGCGTGGAGCCGGTTATTTGGTCCGCCGCGTGACGGGTGA
- a CDS encoding HNH endonuclease yields MNQSPFRALAFLRFIVCACQPFRAFVSFWLIVCMLFSLTPLGCHSVKVRHAMGWPGQPQVPEDTAERLKECGELIQEGIDSVRHPVDAKVVLDENGHVLDVTTAGEPNPDVGMCIRVALRGMKVDKDVIHEAMLRRPPSLSSWPNSQTMPDRAHIGEVVIVTVVVVVFTEVIIEVVAVALGVAVTATVVSGAAKAAQAKSAQANAAAARKPHQPVREKWEKNGGTVRDNPDGTTTYTRKDGVAVTYDKDGFPDFRPYRHPTVKDVQIEFTGSYPKDFAAADKAAGITEEMRKRERYTWHHHQDGKTMQLIKENVHRDFFHTGGMAGAR; encoded by the coding sequence ATGAATCAATCGCCATTTCGAGCCTTGGCTTTCCTGAGGTTCATCGTATGCGCGTGTCAGCCATTTCGAGCCTTCGTTTCATTTTGGCTCATTGTCTGCATGTTGTTCTCGCTCACGCCATTGGGCTGCCATTCGGTCAAAGTGCGGCATGCGATGGGATGGCCCGGACAACCGCAGGTGCCCGAGGATACGGCGGAACGCCTCAAGGAATGCGGCGAGTTGATTCAGGAAGGCATCGACTCGGTACGGCATCCAGTGGACGCCAAGGTCGTCCTCGACGAGAACGGCCACGTTTTGGATGTAACGACGGCGGGTGAGCCCAATCCGGATGTCGGGATGTGCATCCGCGTCGCCTTGCGAGGCATGAAGGTCGACAAGGACGTCATCCACGAAGCTATGCTCCGACGGCCTCCATCTTTGTCTTCGTGGCCGAACTCGCAGACGATGCCGGATCGCGCGCACATTGGAGAGGTCGTTATCGTCACGGTGGTGGTCGTCGTCTTCACCGAGGTCATCATCGAAGTGGTCGCGGTGGCCCTCGGGGTCGCGGTCACGGCAACCGTCGTGTCGGGGGCGGCCAAGGCAGCGCAGGCGAAATCAGCGCAGGCCAACGCGGCCGCCGCACGGAAACCACACCAACCAGTCCGGGAGAAGTGGGAGAAGAATGGCGGGACGGTGCGGGACAACCCCGATGGGACAACGACGTACACGCGCAAGGATGGGGTGGCCGTGACGTACGACAAGGATGGGTTTCCGGATTTTAGGCCGTACAGGCACCCCACGGTGAAAGATGTGCAGATCGAGTTTACGGGAAGCTACCCGAAAGACTTCGCAGCCGCTGACAAAGCCGCTGGCATCACCGAAGAGATGAGAAAAAGAGAAAGATATACCTGGCATCACCACCAAGACGGAAAAACCATGCAGTTGATTAAGGAGAATGTGCACAGAGATTTTTTTCACACCGGCGGCATGGCGGGTGCACGATAG
- a CDS encoding metallophosphoesterase family protein: MKRIGYLGDIHAEDTRLEWALRELEKQKVDIIVSVGDIVDGPGDIERTVSLLREHDVSGVRGNHERWFFAGEMRDLPHAHERARVSAAAQEWLSALPLMIELPTISGKLLVCHGLGSDDMASIMPWDDVSLVRYNVGFRSLCRTSKARFVLNGHSHRRMVRAVEDRVVINAGTLCRDHDPSFGLIDFQAENVHVWAFEPDLSYHEVPPVPLDEPSPVTRRTK, from the coding sequence ATGAAACGAATCGGCTATTTGGGGGACATTCACGCCGAAGACACGCGGCTCGAATGGGCCCTACGCGAGCTTGAAAAGCAGAAGGTCGATATCATCGTTAGTGTGGGGGATATCGTCGATGGGCCGGGGGACATCGAGCGAACGGTTTCGCTTTTGCGCGAGCATGATGTAAGCGGCGTGCGCGGGAATCACGAGCGATGGTTTTTTGCGGGTGAAATGCGCGATCTTCCGCATGCACACGAACGCGCGCGTGTGTCCGCGGCTGCGCAGGAGTGGCTCTCGGCATTGCCGCTCATGATCGAGCTGCCCACGATTTCGGGAAAGCTTCTGGTTTGTCATGGCTTGGGCAGCGACGACATGGCATCCATCATGCCCTGGGACGACGTTTCGCTCGTGCGTTACAACGTGGGCTTTCGCAGCTTGTGCCGAACCTCGAAGGCGCGTTTCGTTTTGAATGGGCACAGCCACAGGCGAATGGTGCGCGCCGTCGAAGATCGCGTCGTCATCAATGCGGGGACGTTGTGCCGCGATCACGACCCATCGTTTGGCTTGATCGATTTCCAAGCGGAAAATGTGCACGTGTGGGCCTTCGAGCCGGACCTTTCGTATCACGAAGTTCCGCCGGTACCGCTCGATGAACCATCACCCGTCACGCGGCGGACCAAATAA
- a CDS encoding TlpA family protein disulfide reductase, giving the protein MTDPVPSEDKSRLGSLAIFLVVGALVLIAFLPRFQGSTSPLEGQPAPDAVFPVAANGDAGARMQVSSLKGHPVVLDFWATWCGPCTLQAPILDRIAKRYEKQGLVVLGVNVDDPPEVARSHAMKQRLSYPIVMDASRDASRKYNVAKLPSLVVIDREGRVVKYMTGLVDEASLDEVVASTL; this is encoded by the coding sequence ATGACCGACCCCGTCCCGTCCGAAGACAAGTCCCGACTTGGTTCGCTGGCCATCTTTCTCGTCGTGGGGGCGCTCGTCCTCATCGCGTTTTTGCCGCGTTTTCAGGGTTCCACGAGTCCTCTCGAGGGGCAGCCGGCGCCCGACGCGGTGTTCCCGGTGGCGGCCAACGGTGACGCGGGCGCGAGGATGCAGGTGTCGAGTCTCAAGGGGCATCCTGTCGTGCTGGACTTTTGGGCGACTTGGTGCGGTCCATGCACGCTGCAAGCTCCGATTTTGGATCGGATCGCGAAGCGTTACGAAAAGCAGGGTCTCGTGGTGCTTGGCGTGAACGTGGACGACCCGCCGGAGGTTGCGCGATCGCACGCGATGAAGCAGCGGCTGTCGTACCCGATCGTGATGGATGCATCGCGCGATGCTTCACGCAAGTACAACGTGGCGAAGCTGCCGAGCCTCGTGGTGATCGACCGAGAAGGCCGCGTCGTCAAGTACATGACGGGCCTCGTGGATGAAGCGTCGCTCGATGAAGTGGTGGCGTCGACGTTGTAG